In Pleuronectes platessa chromosome 5, fPlePla1.1, whole genome shotgun sequence, a single genomic region encodes these proteins:
- the rhbdd1 gene encoding rhomboid-related protein 4, with amino-acid sequence MRGRHRGSHMGLLLLASQVFQLGLDNIPPVTLGVLALNVYLYLFPAAPLMQTCVSVQQAYWLKDWRRLLLSPLHHVDDWHLYFNMASFLWKGTRLEQRLGGAWFLYLLSVFSLLTGFVYLALEAALTELTQDQSYSLTCAVGFSGVLFALKVVCNHYHTGGVTHVMGIPVANRYASWAELVIIHVTSPGTSFVGHLAGILVGLLYTSGPLKTVMGKCAELVSGNGLDSRSRGYYNSSGSSGRSGSDGSTGYRQQAPDDTSTPHGSYTGGLTEEEQLQAAIRNSLNEGGESRQRRAPPPYGFNTAEEIRQRRLMRFDR; translated from the exons ATGCGGGGCCGACACAGGGGGTCCCACATGGGGTTGTTGCTCCTGGCCTCCCAGGTGTTTCAGCTGGGTCTGGACAACATCCCGCCCGTCACCCTGGGGGTCCTGGCTCTCAACGTGTACCTGTACCTGTTCCCGGCAGCGCCACTGATGCAG ACCTGTGTAAGTGTGCAGCAGGCGTACTGGTTGAAGGACTGGCGTCGTCTTCTGCTGTCGCCGCTGCACCACGTGGACGATTGGCATCTCTACTTCAACATGGCGTCGTTCCTCTGGAAAGGAACCCGGCTGGAGCAGCGGCTGGGCGGAGCCTGGTTCCTCTACCTGCTGTCGGTCTTCTCTCTGCTCACTGGATTCGTCTACTTGGCGTTGGAGGCAGCGTTAACAGAGCTCACCCAGGACCAGTCGTACAGCCTGACCTGCGCAGTCGGCTTCTCAG GTGTCCTGTTTGCTCTGAAGGTGGTCTGTAACCATTACCACACTGGAGGTGTGACCCATGTGATGGGTATCCCCGTGGCAAACCGCTATGCTAGCTGGGCGGAGCTAGTGATAATCCACGTGACATCACCGGG GACCTCGTTCGTTGGTCACCTGGCAGGGATCCTGGTGGGTCTGCTCTACACCTCTGGACCACTGAAGACCGTCATGGGGAAATGTGCAG aGCTTGTGTCGGGTAATGGACTCGACTCCAGGTCCAGAGGATACTACAACTCTTCAGGCTCCTCAG gccgcAGTGGCAGTGATGGATCCACAGGATATCGTCAGCAGGCACCAGATGACACATCAACTCCTCATGGATCTTACACAGGGGGCCtgacggaggaggagcagctgcaggcgGCGATCAGGAACAGTCTGAATGAAGGAG GAGAAAGCCGCCAGAGACGAGCTCCTCCTCCGTATGGATTCAACACCGCGGAGGAAATCCGACAGAGGAGACTGATGAGGTTTGACCGATGA
- the galnt17 gene encoding polypeptide N-acetylgalactosaminyltransferase 17: protein MAFVFRRWRVLLVLNVLAVAGFMTFWARCSTGRSVQPAGPEAPGDWTRPRGNGTAQGPSVSHEVLLKRLSSLEDVVYRQLNGLSKSLGLIEGFGGRGKNGLPATLAPAEESDAKVLREKYGYNAYLSDRISLDRTIPDHRPSKCRKVNHPRDLPQISLIFIFVNEALSVILRSVHSAVNHTPAHLLKDIILVDDNSDDEQLKGPLEEYVNKRYPGLVKIVRNQKREGLIRARIEGWKAATGEVTGFFDAHVEFTPSWAEPVLARIKEDPKRIILPSIDNIKHDTFEVERYENSGHGYNWELWCMYINPPKQWWDDGDTSAPIRTPAMIGCSFVANRDYFGSLGLLDSGMDVYGGENIELGIRVWLCGGSMEVLPCSRVAHIARMKKPYHSNIAFHTRRNALRVAEVWMDEYKSNVYLAWNIPMENHGIDYGDISQRVALRKSLQCKSFEWYLDNVYPEMRRYNNTLFYGEIRNSRASHLCMDQGMKENHTATLHPCHGWGPQLGRFSKEGQLFLGPLGSTGEDTRCVVDDQVSSFPQLLNCDKVPNVKQKTWHFSQNESIINRATGRCVEVVPANVYFGHLLVLQPCSGQRWTIKNAMLQ from the exons ATGGCTTTCGTGTTCAGGAGGTGGAGGGTTCTACTGGTGCTCAACGTGCTCGCCGTGGCCGGCTTCATGACTTTCTGGGCCCGGTGCAGCACGGGACGCAGCGTGCAGCCCGCCGGTCCGGAGGCTCCGGGGGACTGGACGAGGCCCCGGGGCAACGGGACTGCGCAGGGGCCCAGCGTCAGCCACGAGGTGCTGCTGAAGAGGCTCAGCTCGCTGGAGGACGTGGTGTACCGGCAGCTGAACG GTCTGTCCAAATCTCTGGGACTGATCGAGGGCTTTGGGGGCCGCGGTAAAAATGGCCTCCCCGCCACGCTGGCCCCGGCCGAGGAGAGCGACGCCAAAGTCCTGAGGGAGAAATACGGCTACAACGCCTACCTCAGCGACAGGATCTCTCTGGATCGGACCATACCAGACCACCGGCCCAGCAA ATGCAGAAAGGTCAACCACCCCAGGGACCTCCCGCAGAtctccctcatcttcatcttcgtcAACGAGGCTCTGTCCGTGATCCTGCGCTCCGTCCACTCGGCCGTCAACCACACGCCGGCTCACCTGCTCAAAGACATCATCCTGGTGGACGACAACAGTGACGACG AGCAGCTGAAGGGCCC TCTGGAGGAGTACGTGAACAAACGCTACCCCGGCCTGGTGAAGATCGTCAGGAACCAGAAGAGAGAGGGACTCATCCGGGCCAGGATCGAGGGCTGGAAGGCGGCCACCGGCGAGGTGACTGGATTCTTCGACGCCCACGTGGAGTTCACGCCGTCCTG ggccGAGCCGGTCCTGGCCAGAATAAAAGAGGACCCCAAGAGGATCATCCTGCCGTCCATCGACAACATCAAGCACGACACGTTCGAGGTGGAGCGCTACGAGAACTCGGGTCACGGCTACAACTGGGAGCTGTGGTGCATGTACATCAACCCGCCCAAGCAGTGGTGGGACGACGGGGACACGTCCGCCCCCATAAG GACTCCGGCCATGATCGGCTGCTCCTTCGTGGCAAACCGTGATTACTTCGGCTCGCTGGGCCTGCTGGACTCGGGCATGGACGTGTACGGAGGAGAGAACATCGAGCTGGGCATCAGG GTGTGGCTGTGCGGCGGCAGCATGGAGGTGCTGCCTTGCTCGAGGGTGGCTCACATCGCCCGGATGAAGAAACCGTACCATAGCAACATCGCGTTCCACACGCGGCGTAACGCTCTGCGTGTGGCCGAGGTCTGGATGGACGAGTACAAGTCCAACGTGTACCTGGCCTGGAACATACCaatggag AACCACGGTATCGATTACGGAGACATCTCCCAGCGGGTCGCCCTGAGGAAGAGCCTCCAGTGTAAGAGCTTCGAGTGGTACCTGGACAACGTGTACCCGGAGATGAGGCGCTACAACAACACGCTGTTCTACggcgag ATCCGTAACTCTCGGGCGAGCCATCTGTGCATGGACCAGGGCATGAAGGAGAACCACACGGCCACCCTGCACCCGTGTCACGGCTGGGGTCCTCAG TTGGGACGTTTCTCCAAAGAGGGACAGCTGTTCCTCGGTCCTCTGGGCAGCACCGGTGAGGACACCCGCTGTGTGGTGGACGACCAGGTCAGCAGCTTCCCTCAGCTCCTGAACTGTGACAAGGTCCCGAACGTGAAGCAGAAGACGTGGCACTTCTCTCAG AACGAGTCCATCATAAACCGAGCGACCGGACGCTGTGTGGAGGTGGTGCCGGCCAACGTCTACTTCGGCCACCTGCTGGTGCTGCAGCCCTGCTCCGGCCAGAGGTGGACCATTAAGAACGCCATGCTGCAGTAG
- the LOC128440400 gene encoding uncharacterized protein LOC128440400: MSNPEYIVFTDSELEQVRRSYFEQKRLGTEHNGTLSKELFCRLIRNTMTNMISIARATEDSRYPTKHEVNAMAKRLVDYYPMIKDRSSINEWEHVAKKLMKRLSNVRSPKKVKGPPSKKPRQEVSSDVATTDYDGDSSTSTIILERSPVSPMGIPVDLSPRTSTPVQNRNSSDEESCSVDIMDSQKIQARHYKTLQEIYKSKKPNKAAVTHLLNMEFESRRCFITSDVLKEQDRATKILEAYPCFRELDHVLDELQRIIQPTNSQYISEMQNRWKTFYSKVQFYGVMKKAMKIPKTLNGVEHITAVFRALPLLFPSSTLPPKKLGSSSEALFHVLATSEDPNGFLQQRPLSSPVLLVSEDNYMIAIGKTPVTTFTMDGLNEGLLYVMAYYYAMHMTYPKGAGREVGGRGGGRSTTKAPSLLPLHPPPKAIELLRVVGLCKSAI; encoded by the exons ATGTCAAACCCAGAATACATAGTCTTCACCGACAGTGAGCTTGAACAGGTGCGACGCTCCTACTTTGAACAGAAACGACTGGGGACCGAGCACAATGGGACCCTATCCAAGGAACTCTTCTGCCGACTCATAAGAAACACTATGACTAACATGATCTCCATCGCAAGAGCCACAGAGGACTCCAGATACCCCACCAAACATGAGGTGAATGCCATGGCAAAGCGACTGGTGGATTACTATCCAATGATAAAAGACAGGTCATCAATCAATGAGTGG GAGCATGTTGCCAAAAAGCTCATGAAGAGACTCTCAAATGTCAGAAGTCCAAAGAAGGTCAAAGGTCCTCCTTCCAAGAAACCACGACAAGAAGTCAGTTCAGACGTTGCAACTACTGACTACGATGGAGACTCCAGTACATCCACCATTATTCTGGAACGGTCACCTGTTAGTCCCATGGGCATCCCAGTAGATCTGTCACCTAGAACCAGCACCCCAGTGCAGAACCGGAACAGCAGTGATGAAGAAT CTTGTTCAGTTGACATCATGGACAGCCAGAAAATCCAAGCAAGACACTACAAGACCCTCCAAGAAATATACAAGTCCAAAAAGCCAAACAAAGCTGCGGTAACTCATTTGCTGAACATGGAATTTGAGTCTCGAAGATGCTTCATCACCTCTGATGTTTTAAAGGAGCAAGACAGAGCAACAAAGATTCTAGAGGCTTACCCTTGTTTCAGAGAACTGGATCAT gtgctggatgagctgcagcgaATCATCCAACCGACCAACTCCCAGTACATATCAGAGATGCAGAACAGGTGGAAAACCTTCTATTCAAAGGTCCAGTTTTATGGAGTGATGAAGAAGGCCATGAAGATTCCTAAAACTTTGAATGGAG TGGAGCATATCACAGCTGTCTTCAGAGCCCTGCCACTGCTCTTTCCGTCCAGCACTTTGCCACCGAAGAAACTGGGCTCAAGCAGCGAGGCTCTTTTCCATGTCCTAGCG ACTTCTGAGGATCCTAATGGTTTCTTGCAACAGCGACCCCTGTCTTCTCCGGTTCTGCTAGTTTCTGAGGACAACTACATGATCGCAATTGGAAAAACACCTGTGACCACCTTCACCATGGACGGACTTAATGAGGGACTTCTCTACGTCATGGCATATTACTATGCCATGCACATGACCTACCCCAA AGGCGCAGGGAGGGAGGTCGGCGGGCGAGGAGGAGGCCGCTCCACCACCAAGGCCccttctctgcttcctctccaccctccacccaAAGCCATAGAACTCCTCAGAG TTGTAGGTCTGTGCAAGAGCGCCATCTAG